A single Anopheles arabiensis isolate DONGOLA chromosome 2, AaraD3, whole genome shotgun sequence DNA region contains:
- the LOC120898661 gene encoding glycine receptor subunit alpha-3-like, translated as MLVQYAIGGLLLMVAQCVREINGEYQTSLTFNDILPEDPKLYDKMRPPKKEGQPTIVFFHVTVMGLDSIDENSMTYAADIFFAQTWKDHRLRLPENMTSEYRLLEVDWLKNMWRPDSFFKNAKSVTFQTMTIPNHYMWLYKDKTILYMVKLTLKLSCAMNFLIYPHDTQECKLQMESLSHTTDDLVFQWDLEVPLVVDAHIELPQLALVKNYTADCTQVYSTGNFTCLEVVFVLKRRLGYYLFHTYIPTCLIVIMSWVSFWIKPEAAPARVTLGVTSLLTLSTQHAKSQASLPPVSYLKAVDAFMSVCTVFVFMALMEYCLVNIVLGDSDPPSPPKPHPPKMDKFFDFTAKNGKRNSKSHEHPHDIPITTFQRQESTLLLSPVPHIQTIPPPPCKPASAIPKLTPAQMRLKRAINIDRFSRVFFPFLFTLLNVTYWIMFYEYI; from the exons ATGCTGGTGCAGTATGCGATAGGTGGACTGCTACTGATGGTGGCACAATGCGTTCGGGAAATCAATGGCGAGTATCA AACCAGTCTCACGTTCAACGATATCCTGCCGGAGGACCCGAAGCTGTACGACAAGATGCGCCCGCCGAAGAAGGAGGGCCAGCCGACGATCGTGTTCTTCCACGTCACCGTCATGGGGCTGGATTCGATCGATGAAAACTCGATGACGTACGCGGCGGACATCTTTTTCGCCCAGACGTGGAAGGACCACCGGTTGCGGCTGCCGGAAAACATGACGTCCGAGTACCGGCTGCTCGAGGTGGACTGGCTGAAGAACATGTGGCGGCCGGACTCGTTCTTCAAGAATGCCAAATCCGTCACCTTCCAGACGATGACCATCCCGAACCACTACATGTGGCTGTACAAGGACAAAACGATCCTGTACATGGTGAAGCTGACGCTGAAGCTGTCCTGCGCGATGAACTTCCTGATCTACCCGCACGACACGCAGGAGTGCAAGCTGCAGATGGAAAGCC tTTCCCACACGACCGACGATTTGGTGTTCCAGTGGGATTTGGAGGTGccgctggtggtggatgcGCACATCGAGCTGCCGCAGTTGGCGCTGGTCAAGAACTATACGGCCGACTGCACCCAGGTGTACTCGACCGGGAACTTCACCTGTCTGGAggtggtgtttgtgttgaAGCGACGTCTCGGCTACTACCTGTTCCACACCTACATTCCGACCTGTCTGATCGTCATCATGTCg TGGGTTTCGTTCTGGATCAAACCGGAGGCGGCCCCGGCCCGGGTTACGCTCGGCGTCACGTCCCTGCTAACCCTCAGCACGCAGCACGCCAAATCGCAGGCATCGCTGCCGCCCGTCTCCTACCTGAAGGCGGTCGACGCGTTCATGTCCGTCTGTACCGTGTTCGTGTTTATGGCGCTGATGGAGTACTGTCTGGTGAACATTGTGCTGGGCGATTCGGATCCACCGTCGCCGCCGAAACCGCACCCGCCCAAGATGGACAAGTTTTTCGACTTTACCGCGAAAAACGGCAAGCGCAACAGCAAATCGCACGAGCATCCGCACGACATACCGATCACCACGTTCCAGCGGCAGGAAagcacgctgctgctgtcgcccGTTCCGCACATCCAGACGATACCGCCACCGCCGTGCAAGCCGGCCTCGGCCATACCGAAGCTGACGCCCGCCCAGATGCGGCTCAAGCGGGCGATCAACATCGATCGGTTTTCGCGCGtctttttcccctttctctTCACGCTGCTGAACGTCACGTACTGGATCATGTTTTACGAGTATATTTAA
- the LOC120895579 gene encoding hsp90 co-chaperone Cdc37 produces MVDYSKWKDIEISDDEDDTHPNIDTPSLFRWRHQARVERMQEQEKKKETVEKKKQTTAEKLKEAKDKLQRQEGNLDELKKIIDELEKEQERVRQEEEELRKKEKSQPWNVDTISKPGFAKTVINKSAINRREEELTEEQKEMNLRDFIKKYEKQMKEFGMLRKYDDSKKYLQDKHHLVCEDMPNYLVIWCIELEMQEKHELMAHVAHQCICMQYILDIAKQLEVDPRACVASFFQRIQEAENEYKNQFLSEIEAFKERIRKRAQEKLQKLIEEQEEEERKARLGPGGLDPVEVFESLPEELQKCFETRDIGMLQEAMAKLPPEEARVHLQRCIDSGLWVPDAKSAAAATSGSGVVAAEGGDDAEEEPVYVEAKPKSEDAQAEGDSKEQEVAK; encoded by the exons ATGGTTGATTACAGCAAATGGAAAGATATTGAG ATCTCGGATGATGAGGACGACACGCATCCCAACATTGACACACCGTCGCTCTTCCGCTGGCGGCATCAGGCCCGCGTCGAGCGGATGCAGGAGcaggagaaaaagaaggaaacggtagagaagaagaagcaaacgaCGGCGGAAAAGCTGAAGGAGGCGAAGGATAAGCTGCAGCGGCAGGAGGGCAATCTGGACGAGCTGAAGAAAATCATCGACGAGCTGGAGAAGGAGCAGGAGCGCGTGCggcaggaggaggaagagctgCGCAAGAAGGAAAAGTCGCAACCGTGGAACGTGGACACGATCAGCAAGCCGGGCTTCGCCAAGACGGTCATCAACAAGAGTGCAATCAATCGCCGGGAGGAGGAGCTGACCGAGGAGCAGAAGGAGATGAATCTGCGCGATTTTATCAAAAAGTACGAGAAGCAGATGAAGGAGTTCGGCATGCTGCGGAAGTACGACGATTCGAAGAAGTACCTGCAGGACAAGCACCACCTGGTGTGTGAGGACATGCCCAACTATCTGGTCATCTGGTGCATCGAGCTGGAGATGCAGGAGAAGCACGAGCTGATGGCGCACGTGGCCCACCAGTGCATCTGCATGCAGTACATCCTGGACATTGCGAAGCAGCTGGAGGTGGACCCGCGGGCCTGCGTCGCGTCCTTCTTCCAGCGCATCCAGGAGGCGGAGAACGAGTACAAGAACCAGTTCCTCAGCGAGATCGAAGCGTTCAAGGAGCGCATCCGCAAGCGGGCCCAGGAGAAGCTGCAGAAGCTGAtcgaggagcaggaggaggaggagcgcaAGGCCCGGCTCGGACCGGGCGGGCTGGACCCAGTCGAGGTGTTCGAATCGCTGCCCGAGGAGCTGCAGAAGTGCTTCGAGACGCGCGACATCGGCATGCTGCAGGAAGCGATGGCCAAACTACCGCCGGAGGAAGCCCGCGTACATCTGCAGCGCTGCATCGACTCGGGCTTGTGGGTGCCGGATGCAAAGAGTGCCGCTGCGGCGACGTCTGGGAGTGGGGTGGTCGCGGCTGAGGGTGGAGATGATGCAGAGGAGGAGCCGGTGTACGTGGAGGCGAAGCCCAAGAGTGAAGATGCACAAGCGGAAGGTGATAGTAAGGAGCAGGAGGTGGCGAAGTAA
- the LOC120895578 gene encoding gustatory and odorant receptor 24, translated as MSLYFNADTRRIERSSVHEPKRNRNVFLDVKPIADDANANVNVPPRQAARRNATVFNNRVGFPPLTPKEAFVDAVPADQTCMVFESSKPIYLVLRAIGVLPYTRLPSGGTAFVLASPSMTYCVLFFLLLTVYIAFILLNRIEIVRTLEGRFEESVIAYLFIVNILPILIIPLMWYESRKVVSVVNGWVDFETVYRETSGRALELRLRTKAQVIAILLPILCSLSVAITHVTMVDFKLLQVIPYCVLDTITYMMGGYWYMACETLSITAKILAEDFQRALRHVGPAAKVSEYRSLWLRLSKLARDTGFSTCYTFTFICLYLFFIITLSIYGLMSQISDGFGVKDIGLAVTAFCSVGLLFYICDEAHYASFNVRTNFQKKLLMVELSWMNTDAQTEINMFLRATEMNPSSINLGGFFDVNRTLFKSLLATMVTYLVVLLQFQISIPDEPSAMLMHSNSSHS; from the exons ATGAGTCTCTACTTCAACGCGGACACGAGGCGCATCGAGAGGAGTTCGGTGCACGAGCCAAAGCGCAACCGGAACGTTTTTCTCGACGTAAAACCCATCGCGGATGACGCGAACGCGAACGTGAACGTGCCACCACGGCAGGCCGCCAGACGGAACGCGACCGTGTTTAACAATCGCGTTGGCTTTCCACCGCTGACACCGAAGGAGGCGTTTGTGGATGCGGTCCCTGCGGATCAAACG TGTATGGTGTTTGAAAGCTCCAAACCGATCTACCTGGTGCTGCGTGCCATCGGTGTGCTGCCGTACACGCGGCTCCCGTCGGGCGGAACCGCTTTTGTCCTTGCCTCCCCGTCGATGACGTActgtgtgctgtttttccTGCTGCTCACCGTGTACATTGCCTTCATCCTGCTCAATCGCATCGAGATCGTGCGCACGCTCGAGGGCCGCTTCGAGGAGTCCGTCATTGCGTACCTGTTCATCGTGAACATTCTGCCGATCCTGATCATACCGCTGATGTGGTACGAATCGCGCAAGGTCGTGTCGGTCGTGAATGGGTGGGTCGATTTCGAAACCGTCTACCGGGAAACGTCGGGCCGGGCGCTGGAGTTGCGCCTGCGCACCAAAGCGCAGGTCATAGCGATCCTGCTGCCGATCCTGTGCTCCCTCTCGGTCGCCATCACGCACGTGACAATGGTGGACTTCAAGCTGCTGCAGGTCATCCCGTACTGTGTGCTCGACACGATCACCTACATGATGGGCGGGTACTGGTATATGGCCTGTGAGACGCTCAGCATTACCGCGAAAATACTGGCGGAAGACTTTCAGCGCGCGCTGCGGCACGTCGGCCCGGCGGCGAAGGTGTCCGAGTATCGGTCGCTATGGTTGCGGCTGAGCAAGCTGGCACGGGATACGGGCTTTTCCACCTGCTATACGTTCACGTTCATCTGTCTGTATCTGTTCTTCATCATAACGCTTTCGATCTATGGGCTGATGTCGCAAATTTCGGACGGCTTCGGCGTGAAGGACATCGGGCTGGCGGTGACCGCCTTCTGTAGCGTGGGCCTGCTGTTCTACATCTGCGACGAGGCGCACTACGCGTCGTTCAATGTGCGCACCAACTTCCAGAAGAAgctgctgatggtggagcTGAGCTGGATGAACACGGACGCGCAGACGGAGATTAATATGTTTTTGCGTGCGACCGAGATGAATCCTTCCAGCATCAATCTTGGCGGGTTTTTCGACGTTAATCGCACGCTGTTTAAATCG CTGCTTGCCACGATGGTTACGTATCTGGTGGTGTTGCTACAGTTCCAGATCAGTATTCCCGATGAGCCCAGCGCCATGCTGATGCACAGTAATTCGTCCCATTCTTAG